In the genome of Ensifer adhaerens, one region contains:
- a CDS encoding 3-oxoadipate CoA-transferase, alpha subunit, with protein MDKTIGSLAEAVADIGDGATVMIGGFGGSGAPIELIHALIDKGPKGLTVINNNAGNGRIGIAAMIDAGMVKKMICSFPRSSDPRAFTDRYLAGEIELELVPQGTLAERIRAGGAGIPAFYTPTGFGTELADGKVIAEFDGRKYVQERWLKADFAIVKAHLGDTMGNLTYRMAGRNFNPLMCMAAAKTIAQVSKIVKPGGIDPEQVITPGIFVDGVVEVANPQQEEELIRAGVAYA; from the coding sequence ATGGACAAGACGATTGGAAGTCTGGCGGAGGCGGTGGCCGATATCGGCGACGGCGCAACTGTCATGATCGGCGGTTTCGGCGGCTCCGGCGCGCCGATCGAGCTCATTCACGCGCTCATCGACAAGGGGCCGAAAGGCCTGACCGTGATCAACAACAATGCCGGCAACGGCCGCATCGGCATTGCCGCAATGATCGACGCGGGCATGGTCAAGAAGATGATCTGCTCCTTCCCGCGCTCCTCCGATCCACGCGCCTTCACCGACCGTTATCTCGCCGGTGAAATCGAGCTGGAACTGGTGCCGCAGGGGACGCTGGCCGAGCGTATCCGCGCCGGCGGCGCCGGCATCCCGGCTTTCTACACGCCGACCGGGTTCGGCACCGAGCTTGCAGACGGCAAGGTGATTGCCGAATTCGACGGCCGCAAATATGTGCAGGAGCGTTGGCTGAAGGCCGACTTCGCCATCGTCAAGGCGCATCTCGGCGACACGATGGGCAACCTGACCTACCGCATGGCCGGCCGCAACTTCAACCCGCTGATGTGCATGGCCGCCGCGAAGACGATCGCCCAGGTCTCGAAGATCGTAAAGCCTGGCGGGATCGATCCCGAACAGGTGATCACCCCCGGCATTTTCGTCGATGGCGTCGTCGAAGTCGCCAATCCGCAACAGGAAGAAGAGCTCATCCGAGCCGGAGTGGCCTACGCATGA
- a CDS encoding RES domain-containing protein codes for MPANTIPHIFRAISGRFYRAVLVERIDNVLDPPSPKSAGRYHRHGQPALYMSPEPEWAIRAISGYMREDGKARVLVPVMVNEAYVLDQHDQTLCDRLGIDRSRSDTSWRTALEAGGEPPSWQTSDIARAAGADGLIDPSRNIPGGWHLDLFRWNDLGGPRVEVVGNPVEIRLSATGGKWEL; via the coding sequence ATGCCAGCCAACACCATTCCCCACATCTTCCGCGCAATTAGCGGCCGCTTCTACCGCGCGGTCCTCGTCGAGCGTATCGACAATGTTCTCGACCCACCCTCCCCGAAAAGCGCCGGGCGCTATCACCGTCACGGCCAGCCGGCGCTTTACATGAGCCCGGAGCCGGAATGGGCGATCCGGGCAATTTCCGGCTATATGCGGGAGGATGGCAAGGCACGGGTTCTGGTGCCGGTTATGGTGAACGAGGCATATGTTCTCGATCAGCATGACCAGACCCTGTGCGATCGGCTGGGCATCGACCGGTCGCGGTCGGACACCTCCTGGCGAACGGCCCTGGAGGCGGGTGGCGAGCCACCGTCATGGCAGACCTCCGACATTGCGCGAGCCGCAGGAGCCGACGGCCTGATCGATCCGTCCCGCAACATTCCCGGCGGCTGGCATCTCGATCTGTTTCGCTGGAATGACCTCGGCGGTCCAAGGGTCGAGGTGGTGGGCAACCCGGTCGAAATCCGCCTGTCCGCCACGGGCGGCAAATGGGAGCTTTAG
- a CDS encoding EF hand codes for MKSGKLVLAGIASVMLVSAAAIPSLAQQANGEKMPGPRGPMAYAFMMLDTNKDGKITRDEFEADKAKIFAEIDKNGDKKLSYDEVKAWSKDVMAKMAENNAAPDEGPDAPPPPPPADGKAPPPPPPPADGKAPPPPPPGPEKADAGPDGWGPGPRGPHGKHHHGPRMDPRERLAEMFLRADANDDGFISQEEFNVMADRMFTRMDRNGDGVIDMKDMPRMMRDRGPGAPPPPPKKG; via the coding sequence ATGAAATCGGGAAAACTGGTTCTGGCGGGCATTGCTTCGGTGATGCTGGTGAGTGCTGCCGCGATACCGTCGCTGGCCCAGCAGGCGAATGGCGAAAAGATGCCGGGACCGCGCGGTCCTATGGCTTATGCCTTCATGATGCTGGACACCAACAAGGACGGCAAGATCACGCGGGACGAGTTCGAGGCCGACAAGGCAAAGATCTTCGCCGAGATCGACAAGAATGGCGACAAGAAGCTTTCCTACGACGAGGTGAAGGCCTGGTCCAAGGATGTCATGGCCAAGATGGCGGAAAACAATGCCGCGCCGGACGAAGGTCCAGATGCGCCACCTCCGCCGCCCCCGGCTGACGGCAAGGCCCCGCCTCCGCCGCCACCGCCGGCTGATGGTAAGGCACCGCCACCGCCGCCGCCGGGTCCTGAAAAGGCAGATGCCGGCCCCGATGGCTGGGGTCCGGGACCGAGAGGTCCGCACGGCAAGCATCACCACGGTCCGCGTATGGACCCGCGTGAACGCCTGGCCGAGATGTTCCTGCGCGCCGATGCCAACGACGATGGCTTTATCAGCCAGGAAGAGTTCAACGTCATGGCCGATCGCATGTTCACGCGGATGGATCGCAACGGCGACGGCGTGATCGACATGAAGGACATGCCGCGCATGATGCGCGACCGTGGCCCGGGCGCACCGCCGCCACCGCCGAAGAAGGGCTGA
- a CDS encoding protocatechuate 3,4-dioxygenase alpha subunit encodes MVQPLGYLKESASQTAGPYVHIGCTPNFSGIEGVFETDLGSGPLYNDKTKGERITVRGFVIDGSGTPLKDALIEIWQADADGLYNSPSETRGSADPNFLGWGRTPGDMSTGEFVFETIKPGKVPFKGGRWMAPHITFWVVARGINIGLQTRMYFPEEEEANAADPILGRIEHRVRVPTLIAKKDGSTYTFNIHLQGENETVFFDI; translated from the coding sequence ATGGTCCAACCGCTCGGTTACCTGAAGGAATCCGCCTCGCAGACGGCAGGTCCCTATGTTCATATCGGCTGCACGCCAAATTTCTCCGGCATCGAAGGCGTCTTCGAGACCGATCTGGGCTCCGGCCCGCTCTATAACGACAAGACCAAGGGCGAGCGCATCACCGTGCGCGGCTTCGTCATCGATGGCTCGGGCACCCCGCTCAAGGACGCCCTGATCGAGATCTGGCAGGCCGACGCCGACGGGCTCTACAACAGCCCATCGGAAACGCGCGGCTCGGCGGATCCGAACTTCCTCGGCTGGGGCCGCACGCCCGGCGACATGTCGACCGGCGAGTTCGTCTTCGAGACGATCAAGCCTGGCAAGGTCCCGTTCAAGGGCGGCCGCTGGATGGCCCCGCACATCACCTTCTGGGTGGTCGCGCGCGGCATCAATATCGGCCTGCAGACGCGCATGTACTTCCCCGAGGAGGAAGAGGCCAACGCCGCCGACCCGATCCTCGGCCGCATCGAACACCGCGTCCGCGTGCCGACCCTGATCGCCAAGAAGGACGGCAGTACTTACACGTTCAACATCCATCTCCAGGGTGAGAACGAAACGGTGTTCTTCGACATCTGA
- a CDS encoding 3-oxoadipate enol-lactonase, which yields MAFAEIGGTVLHYELLGDPEADRTIVFANSLGTDFRIWLPVFDELDDDIAILLYDKRGHGLSGLGKQPSSIEDHAQDVIDLCAMLGIDKAVICGLSVGGLIAQGIWKLKPALVEAIILCDTAAKIGTADMWNGRIAAIEANGIASLSTPVLERWFTPKFFKERATDLEGYRQMLERQPVAGYNGVCAAIRDADFTASTATINVPALVVVGDQDGSTPPDLVRATADLIDGAAFEIIKGCGHIPCVEQPEALARLISRFLSRLGD from the coding sequence ATGGCTTTTGCTGAAATCGGCGGAACGGTACTGCATTACGAACTTCTGGGCGATCCGGAGGCCGACCGCACCATCGTGTTCGCCAACTCGCTCGGCACCGATTTCCGTATCTGGTTGCCGGTCTTTGACGAGCTCGACGACGACATCGCCATCCTGCTCTATGACAAGCGCGGGCATGGCCTTTCCGGCCTCGGCAAGCAGCCGTCGTCCATCGAGGACCATGCACAGGACGTGATCGACCTTTGCGCCATGCTGGGCATCGACAAGGCCGTCATCTGCGGCCTCTCCGTCGGCGGCCTGATCGCGCAAGGCATCTGGAAACTGAAGCCGGCACTGGTCGAAGCCATCATCCTCTGCGACACCGCCGCCAAGATCGGCACCGCCGACATGTGGAACGGCCGCATCGCCGCCATCGAGGCCAACGGCATCGCCTCGCTTTCGACGCCCGTTCTGGAGCGCTGGTTCACGCCGAAGTTCTTCAAGGAGCGCGCGACCGATCTGGAAGGCTACCGCCAGATGCTCGAGCGTCAGCCCGTCGCCGGCTACAATGGCGTTTGCGCCGCGATCCGCGATGCTGATTTCACCGCCTCCACGGCAACCATTAATGTGCCGGCCCTCGTGGTCGTCGGCGACCAGGACGGCTCGACGCCGCCGGATCTCGTGCGCGCCACGGCCGATCTCATTGACGGCGCCGCCTTCGAAATCATCAAGGGCTGCGGCCATATTCCTTGCGTGGAACAGCCCGAGGCGCTTGCCCGGCTGATCTCGCGCTTCCTGTCGAGACTTGGAGACTAA
- a CDS encoding transcriptional regulator, TetR family: MKQPGRPRTKPALERREDIMRAAEQVFLIKGFESATIEDISKGADISKGAFYLHFTTKVEVAEALRDRFVEHLLKEITRDVETEPAADFRARLQTWSRACAKGYITAAAAHKLAFSAVPPPKDGLTNNILIDDLRHLLLAGQSAGVWCVDNPALTAIFLFNALHGAIGMSVLEADSFARDALLDALSAHFLRAVGIGT, translated from the coding sequence GTGAAACAGCCAGGCAGGCCCCGCACGAAGCCCGCTCTGGAGCGGCGGGAAGATATCATGAGGGCTGCCGAGCAGGTTTTCCTCATCAAGGGATTCGAAAGCGCGACGATTGAGGACATCTCCAAAGGGGCCGACATCTCCAAGGGGGCCTTCTATTTGCATTTCACCACGAAAGTCGAGGTCGCGGAGGCGCTGCGCGACCGTTTCGTGGAACATCTTCTGAAAGAGATCACGAGAGATGTCGAGACAGAGCCGGCAGCAGACTTTCGAGCCCGCTTACAGACTTGGTCGAGAGCCTGCGCCAAGGGTTACATCACCGCCGCAGCGGCGCACAAATTGGCATTTTCGGCTGTGCCGCCACCGAAGGACGGTCTGACAAACAATATTCTGATCGATGATCTGAGGCACCTGCTGTTGGCCGGACAATCGGCGGGCGTCTGGTGTGTCGACAATCCTGCCCTGACAGCTATTTTCCTGTTCAATGCCTTGCATGGTGCCATTGGCATGAGTGTGCTGGAAGCTGATAGTTTCGCCCGTGATGCGCTTCTCGATGCGCTGTCGGCGCATTTTCTGCGTGCGGTGGGCATCGGGACCTAA
- a CDS encoding 3-oxoadipate CoA-transferase, beta subunit yields MTDAPTINTREDIKLSNAQIAWRAAQDIADGAYVNLGIGFPEMVAKFQPPGREAIFHTENGVLNFGEAPAAGKEDWDLINAGKKAITLKPGAAFFHHADSFAMVRGGHLDVAILGAYQVAENGDLANWRVGSKGVPAVGGAMDLVHGAKQVVVITEHVTKDGKPKLVERCTFPLTGVGCITRVYTSHAVIDIKDGKFVVREKLAAMTMDELQAMTGAKLHTDGPVADLVVPEV; encoded by the coding sequence ATGACCGACGCACCCACGATCAACACCCGCGAAGACATCAAGCTCTCCAACGCCCAGATCGCCTGGCGCGCAGCCCAGGACATCGCCGACGGCGCCTATGTGAACCTCGGCATCGGCTTTCCGGAAATGGTGGCCAAGTTCCAGCCACCCGGCCGCGAGGCGATCTTCCACACCGAAAACGGCGTGCTGAACTTCGGTGAAGCCCCCGCTGCCGGCAAGGAAGACTGGGATCTCATCAATGCCGGCAAGAAGGCGATCACGCTGAAGCCGGGTGCCGCCTTCTTCCACCATGCCGACAGCTTCGCCATGGTGCGCGGCGGCCACCTCGATGTCGCGATCCTCGGCGCCTATCAGGTGGCCGAAAACGGCGACCTCGCCAACTGGCGCGTCGGTTCCAAGGGCGTGCCCGCCGTCGGCGGCGCGATGGACCTCGTGCACGGCGCCAAGCAGGTCGTCGTCATCACCGAACACGTCACCAAGGACGGCAAGCCGAAGCTCGTCGAGCGCTGCACCTTCCCGCTGACCGGCGTCGGCTGCATCACCCGCGTCTATACCAGCCATGCCGTGATTGACATCAAGGACGGCAAGTTCGTGGTTCGTGAAAAGCTCGCCGCCATGACGATGGACGAGCTTCAGGCCATGACCGGCGCGAAGCTGCACACGGACGGCCCCGTGGCCGATCTCGTCGTACCTGAAGTTTGA
- a CDS encoding LysR family transcriptional regulator, pca operon transcriptional activator yields the protein MDSRIKFRHLQVLIEVARHKSVGKAAEALHVTQPAVTRTMRELEDILETALVEKDGRGIRLSHAGEIFLRHAGESVASVRRGFDSISQALKEEGPPVRIGALPTVSATVMPDVAADFLALRTGSRLTVVTGENRWLLEELRVGGLDLVVGRMAAPEMMTGLTFEPLYNEEVVFVVAADHPLAAGRNFSLSELANFPVLMPTRGSVIRPYVDRLLLTNGIAGFPNVIETVSDSFGRAFVMEHSAVWIISRGVVASELSAGRFRALEIDMAETRGSVGLTRLSGVEPSPSLTLLMQTIRDRVSRRGSSFD from the coding sequence TTGGACAGTCGCATCAAGTTCCGCCACTTGCAGGTGCTGATAGAAGTCGCACGTCACAAAAGCGTGGGCAAGGCAGCCGAGGCGCTTCATGTCACGCAACCGGCCGTGACGCGCACGATGCGGGAGCTCGAAGACATTCTGGAGACGGCGCTTGTGGAAAAGGACGGGCGCGGCATTCGGCTCTCCCATGCCGGCGAGATTTTCCTGCGCCATGCGGGGGAGAGCGTGGCGTCGGTGCGGCGCGGGTTCGATTCTATTTCGCAGGCGCTGAAGGAGGAGGGGCCGCCGGTGCGGATCGGCGCGTTGCCAACGGTTTCGGCGACTGTCATGCCGGATGTGGCGGCGGATTTTCTGGCGCTGAGGACCGGGAGCCGGCTGACGGTGGTGACGGGCGAGAACCGCTGGCTGCTGGAAGAGCTGCGGGTCGGTGGGCTCGATCTCGTTGTCGGCCGTATGGCCGCGCCCGAGATGATGACGGGCCTCACCTTCGAACCGCTCTATAACGAGGAGGTCGTGTTTGTCGTGGCCGCCGACCATCCGCTGGCGGCAGGGCGGAATTTCTCGCTGAGCGAGCTGGCGAATTTTCCGGTTTTGATGCCGACGCGGGGCTCCGTCATCCGGCCCTATGTCGACCGGCTGCTGCTGACGAACGGGATTGCAGGATTTCCGAACGTCATCGAGACGGTGTCGGACAGTTTCGGCCGCGCCTTCGTGATGGAGCATAGCGCGGTGTGGATCATCTCGCGGGGTGTGGTGGCGTCCGAGCTTTCGGCCGGGCGCTTCCGGGCGCTGGAGATCGACATGGCGGAAACGCGAGGCTCCGTCGGGCTGACGCGGCTTTCCGGCGTCGAGCCGTCTCCGTCGCTCACCCTTCTCATGCAAACGATCCGCGACAGGGTGTCCCGCCGCGGATCGTCATTTGATTGA
- a CDS encoding protocatechuate 3,4-dioxygenase beta subunit translates to MTNFQPETGGFFARDRDMHPPAYTPWYKTTVLRSPQRALISLEGTKSEITGPVFGHNMLNELDNDLILNYAKPGEMPIGQRILVHGRVLDERSVGVPGALVEFWQANAGGRYRHKKETYLAPLDPNFGGVGRTITDENGYYWFKTIKPGPYPWPNGVNDWRPAHIHFSIFGHGFAQRLITQMYFEGDPLIWMCPIVKTIPDEEAIKRLVAPLDMNNTIPHDMRAYKFDIVLRGRRSTLFENRKEGN, encoded by the coding sequence ATGACCAATTTTCAGCCCGAAACCGGCGGATTTTTTGCGCGTGACCGCGACATGCATCCGCCAGCCTATACGCCATGGTACAAGACGACCGTGCTGCGCTCGCCGCAGCGCGCGTTGATCTCGCTGGAAGGCACCAAGAGCGAGATCACCGGCCCGGTCTTCGGCCACAACATGCTCAACGAGCTCGATAACGACCTGATCCTGAACTATGCCAAGCCGGGCGAAATGCCGATCGGCCAGCGGATTCTGGTTCATGGCCGCGTGCTTGACGAACGTAGCGTTGGCGTTCCCGGCGCGCTGGTGGAATTCTGGCAGGCCAATGCCGGCGGCCGCTACCGCCACAAGAAGGAAACCTATCTCGCCCCGCTCGACCCGAATTTCGGCGGCGTCGGCCGCACCATCACCGACGAGAACGGCTATTACTGGTTCAAGACGATCAAGCCCGGCCCGTACCCGTGGCCGAACGGCGTCAACGACTGGCGTCCCGCCCATATCCACTTCTCGATCTTCGGCCACGGCTTTGCCCAGCGCCTGATCACGCAGATGTATTTCGAGGGTGACCCGCTGATCTGGATGTGTCCCATCGTCAAGACGATCCCGGACGAAGAGGCGATCAAGCGCCTTGTCGCCCCGCTCGACATGAACAACACGATCCCGCACGACATGCGCGCCTACAAGTTCGACATCGTGCTGCGTGGCCGCCGCTCCACCCTGTTCGAAAACCGCAAGGAGGGCAACTGA
- a CDS encoding Uncharacterized damage-inducible protein DinB (forms a four-helix bundle): MTPSILISLFHYKASAGRELFNALRGAEASIPVDNLRRALRILNHAHIVDRIFLAHLEGQSHAYAASWEADAPALPALAQSTADVDARYILLLATFDDDALEEAIDFTFTDGQEGRMTRAEMLLHVATHAGYHRGEAGCLVPEVQAASMRDVFAGYLHRAEPVRRERSVAS; encoded by the coding sequence ATGACACCGTCCATCCTGATTTCGCTTTTTCACTACAAGGCCTCCGCCGGGCGCGAACTCTTTAATGCGCTAAGGGGCGCGGAAGCGAGCATACCCGTCGATAATTTGCGGCGGGCGCTGCGCATCCTCAATCACGCGCATATCGTTGATCGCATTTTTCTCGCTCACCTGGAGGGCCAGTCCCATGCTTATGCTGCGAGTTGGGAGGCCGATGCGCCGGCGCTTCCCGCGCTTGCGCAATCGACGGCGGACGTCGATGCACGTTACATATTGCTTCTTGCGACGTTTGACGATGATGCGTTGGAGGAGGCGATCGACTTCACCTTTACCGACGGGCAGGAGGGTCGGATGACACGGGCGGAGATGTTACTTCATGTCGCGACCCATGCCGGCTATCACCGCGGCGAGGCGGGATGTCTTGTGCCGGAGGTTCAAGCGGCGTCCATGCGCGACGTGTTCGCGGGTTATCTGCATCGTGCGGAACCGGTGCGCCGCGAGAGGAGCGTGGCATCGTGA
- a CDS encoding 4-carboxymuconolactone decarboxylase has protein sequence MSNQRSERFEQGMKTRRSVLGDAHVDRAEKMKTAFDEPFQTLITESAWGHVWSRPGLTKRERSLITIALLAALGHHDEVAMHTRATANTGATPDDLMEVMLHVAIYAGVPAANHNIKIIKDVLEKMHIQATQPEEGK, from the coding sequence TTGAGCAATCAGCGTTCGGAACGTTTTGAACAGGGCATGAAGACCCGCCGGTCGGTTCTGGGCGATGCCCATGTCGACCGTGCGGAAAAGATGAAGACCGCCTTCGACGAGCCGTTCCAGACGCTGATCACGGAGAGCGCATGGGGCCACGTCTGGTCGCGCCCGGGGCTGACGAAGCGCGAGCGCTCGCTGATCACCATCGCGCTGCTGGCCGCCCTTGGACATCACGACGAGGTCGCCATGCATACCCGCGCCACGGCCAATACGGGCGCGACGCCCGACGACCTGATGGAAGTCATGCTGCATGTGGCGATCTATGCCGGCGTGCCGGCAGCCAATCATAATATCAAGATCATAAAAGACGTGCTGGAGAAGATGCACATTCAAGCTACCCAACCGGAGGAAGGGAAATGA
- a CDS encoding methyl-accepting chemotaxis protein yields the protein MQFKSIKSKIAVLSGLCVLTAVGGVLGYGVFSANNRQTFVTENVSSLTEDLTKDGLKRLASTQAGIIRASLDEAFGAARNMARSFEIAASQKDGAPANLRRAQFNEILLNVLKDNPGFNGTYSAWEPNAIDGNDAGFKNNAAAGSDSTGRFLPYWTRAADGKIAIQPLVEYDSNATHPNGLVKGGWYIGPSTTGKESLLAPLPYIVQGKNVYLATMSVPIVVDGKFVGVAGADFDLAFVQKLATSVKASIYDGKASVDIVTSAGLVVASSEHPDKIGGSYSAIRGDAPKVIADIAKGAEAVLADDKAFTALAPIVNGRTQATWSVVVEVPRAIALAKADALRDALSARSQQDTTLQLIVSAVMGLAGIIAMWFVAGGIAGPIGAMTAAMRRLAGGDLEVAVPGEGRIDEIGAMAGAVVVFRENAIANRQLEADATSQRQMSEAERQRVADAEHRKAAETTHATMQIGLGLQHLSDGDLGFRLTEPFAADFEQLRQDFNRSLSQLAQAMSAVATSAESIDGGSREISRSADDLSRRTEQQAASLEETAAALDEITANVNNSSQRAEEARKIAARANVSATESGRVVAGAVDAIHRIEQSSSQIANIIGVIDEIAFQTNLLALNAGVEAARAGDAGKGFAVVAQEVRELAQRSAQAAREIKALIQSSAEEVGHGVKLVSETGEALKTIADYVININHHMDAIATSAREQAVGLSEVNTAVNQMDQVTQQNAAMVEEANAASGALADESHTLKELIARFKLDHSAGMQAEALRQTARAMAPKAVAPAARPKLAANGGRVTQEWTEF from the coding sequence ATGCAATTCAAATCCATCAAATCGAAGATCGCGGTCCTGTCGGGCCTCTGCGTTCTGACAGCCGTGGGCGGCGTCCTTGGCTACGGAGTTTTCTCGGCCAACAACCGTCAGACATTCGTGACGGAAAATGTTTCATCCCTGACGGAAGATCTGACGAAGGACGGCCTGAAGCGGCTTGCTTCGACACAGGCCGGGATCATTCGTGCATCGCTGGACGAGGCGTTCGGCGCGGCGCGCAACATGGCGCGGAGTTTTGAAATCGCCGCCTCGCAAAAGGACGGCGCTCCCGCCAATCTGCGCCGAGCGCAGTTCAATGAGATCCTTTTGAACGTGTTGAAGGACAATCCGGGCTTCAATGGCACCTACAGCGCTTGGGAGCCGAACGCCATCGATGGAAACGATGCGGGCTTCAAGAACAATGCCGCCGCAGGTTCCGATTCGACCGGGCGCTTCCTGCCCTATTGGACGCGGGCTGCCGATGGGAAGATCGCCATCCAGCCGCTGGTCGAATATGACAGCAACGCCACCCATCCGAACGGGCTGGTCAAGGGCGGCTGGTACATCGGCCCATCGACGACGGGCAAGGAGAGCCTGCTCGCGCCGCTGCCCTATATCGTGCAGGGCAAAAACGTCTATCTCGCCACGATGTCGGTTCCGATTGTCGTTGACGGCAAGTTTGTCGGCGTTGCCGGCGCGGACTTCGATCTCGCCTTCGTTCAGAAACTTGCGACAAGCGTCAAGGCATCGATCTATGACGGCAAGGCCTCGGTGGACATCGTGACCTCGGCGGGTCTGGTGGTGGCGTCCAGCGAACATCCGGACAAGATCGGCGGCAGCTATTCGGCGATCCGGGGCGATGCGCCCAAGGTCATCGCGGATATTGCCAAGGGTGCGGAGGCGGTTCTGGCTGACGACAAGGCCTTTACCGCGCTGGCGCCCATCGTCAACGGACGCACGCAGGCTACGTGGTCCGTGGTGGTTGAAGTCCCGCGCGCCATAGCGCTTGCCAAGGCGGACGCCCTTCGTGACGCACTCTCCGCCCGCAGCCAGCAGGACACGACCCTGCAGCTGATCGTCTCGGCGGTCATGGGTCTGGCCGGCATTATCGCCATGTGGTTCGTTGCCGGTGGCATTGCGGGGCCGATCGGCGCCATGACCGCCGCCATGCGCCGGCTGGCCGGCGGCGATCTCGAAGTCGCCGTGCCGGGCGAGGGCCGCATCGACGAAATCGGCGCGATGGCAGGTGCCGTCGTCGTCTTCCGGGAAAATGCCATCGCGAACCGTCAGCTTGAGGCGGACGCCACATCGCAGCGGCAGATGTCCGAAGCCGAACGTCAACGCGTGGCTGATGCCGAGCACCGCAAGGCGGCCGAAACGACGCATGCGACCATGCAGATCGGTCTCGGCCTGCAACATCTCTCCGACGGCGATCTTGGCTTCCGGCTGACCGAGCCCTTCGCGGCTGATTTCGAACAGTTGCGGCAGGATTTCAACCGCTCGCTCTCCCAACTGGCGCAGGCCATGTCGGCGGTAGCGACCTCTGCCGAATCCATCGACGGGGGCTCTCGCGAAATCAGCCGCAGCGCGGATGATCTGTCGCGGCGCACCGAACAGCAGGCGGCGTCGCTGGAAGAGACCGCTGCGGCGCTCGACGAGATCACCGCCAATGTCAACAATTCCTCGCAGCGCGCCGAAGAAGCCCGCAAGATTGCCGCCCGCGCCAATGTCAGCGCAACGGAGTCCGGACGCGTCGTCGCCGGTGCGGTGGATGCCATCCATCGCATCGAGCAATCCTCGTCGCAGATCGCCAATATTATCGGCGTCATTGACGAAATTGCCTTCCAGACCAACCTTCTGGCGCTGAATGCAGGCGTCGAGGCGGCACGCGCCGGCGATGCCGGCAAGGGCTTTGCCGTCGTGGCGCAGGAGGTCCGCGAACTGGCGCAGCGGTCCGCACAGGCCGCCCGCGAGATCAAGGCGCTGATCCAGTCCTCGGCGGAAGAGGTGGGCCATGGAGTCAAGCTGGTGAGCGAAACGGGTGAGGCGCTGAAGACGATCGCCGACTATGTCATCAACATCAACCACCATATGGACGCGATCGCCACGTCGGCACGTGAACAGGCAGTCGGGCTTTCTGAGGTCAACACCGCCGTCAACCAGATGGATCAGGTGACCCAGCAGAATGCCGCCATGGTGGAAGAGGCCAACGCGGCCAGCGGCGCGCTGGCGGATGAATCCCATACACTGAAGGAGCTGATCGCCCGCTTCAAGCTCGATCATTCGGCCGGAATGCAGGCCGAGGCGCTGCGCCAGACGGCGCGCGCCATGGCGCCGAAGGCGGTTGCACCGGCGGCGCGTCCGAAGCTTGCCGCCAATGGCGGTCGCGTCACCCAGGAATGGACCGAGTTCTGA
- a CDS encoding transcriptional regulator, IclR family, with protein sequence MAVQERDLMGGLMKGLKVIEAFSADRPRLSIAEAAELAGLDRATTRRCLLTLSEGGYADYDGKFFTLTPRVLRLGVGCLAAMPLPRVVQPLLDALSQEIGESTSVSILDGAEIVYVARAAQRRVMSIALMPGSRLPAYCTSMGRVLLAALDPSEARDVLASHPRPARTDRTVTEIDAILEILLETAARGYAFIDQEVEIGLRSLAVPLVNGRGATVAALNVGLAASGETRESVVERLLPSLLKARSEFRRLSL encoded by the coding sequence ATGGCGGTGCAGGAACGGGACCTGATGGGCGGGCTCATGAAGGGGCTGAAGGTGATCGAGGCCTTCAGCGCAGATCGCCCAAGGCTTTCCATTGCCGAGGCCGCGGAGCTCGCGGGGCTCGACCGCGCCACGACACGGCGCTGTCTTCTGACGCTCTCGGAAGGCGGTTATGCGGATTATGACGGCAAGTTCTTCACGCTGACGCCGCGCGTCCTGCGCCTTGGCGTGGGCTGTCTGGCGGCCATGCCACTGCCGCGCGTGGTGCAGCCGCTGCTGGATGCGCTGTCGCAGGAGATCGGCGAGAGCACGTCAGTCTCCATTCTGGATGGGGCAGAAATCGTTTATGTGGCGCGCGCGGCGCAGCGCCGGGTGATGTCGATCGCACTGATGCCCGGCTCCCGGCTGCCGGCCTATTGCACGTCCATGGGGCGGGTGCTGCTTGCCGCACTCGATCCCTCCGAGGCGCGCGACGTTCTGGCGAGCCATCCGCGTCCTGCACGCACCGACCGGACGGTGACGGAGATCGACGCGATCCTGGAAATTCTTCTCGAGACGGCGGCGCGTGGCTATGCCTTTATCGATCAGGAGGTCGAAATCGGGCTGCGGTCGCTTGCCGTGCCGCTTGTCAATGGGCGGGGTGCGACGGTTGCGGCCCTGAATGTCGGCCTGGCAGCGAGCGGTGAAACGCGTGAGTCGGTGGTCGAGCGTCTGTTGCCTTCACTGCTCAAAGCTCGAAGCGAATTCAGGCGTCTTTCTCTGTAA